In the genome of Chryseobacterium oryzae, one region contains:
- a CDS encoding ZIP family metal transporter, translated as MIFILLILSVVAGVLLGKYFGKKEKFAKNLLIVSAGFLITICLNEVFPEVYHSETENLGIFVIGGVLLQMILEALTKGFEHGHFHHHSENNILPMALMVGLFIHAFIEGIPLGNEENPFSPYLMGILVHNIPISFILGAFLFNRKSTKASYPSILIVALFALASPFGMLLGNYFNPEWQPYFLAIVGGIFLHISSVIIFESNKNHNVDWTKIGLVLLGVSLALMIHLFHVHPHSEHIH; from the coding sequence ATGATTTTTATTTTACTTATATTAAGTGTTGTTGCTGGAGTTTTACTGGGAAAATACTTTGGTAAAAAAGAAAAGTTCGCAAAAAATCTTTTAATTGTAAGCGCCGGTTTTTTAATTACAATCTGCCTGAACGAAGTTTTTCCGGAAGTTTATCACAGCGAAACTGAAAATTTAGGCATTTTTGTTATCGGAGGTGTATTGCTTCAAATGATTTTAGAGGCTCTTACAAAAGGTTTTGAGCACGGACATTTTCATCATCACAGCGAAAACAATATCTTGCCTATGGCTCTCATGGTAGGGCTTTTTATCCATGCATTTATAGAAGGAATTCCTTTAGGAAATGAAGAAAACCCTTTTTCTCCGTATTTAATGGGAATTTTGGTACACAACATCCCAATTTCTTTTATATTGGGAGCATTTTTATTTAATAGAAAGAGTACTAAAGCATCTTATCCATCAATACTCATTGTCGCTTTATTTGCGTTGGCTTCACCTTTTGGGATGCTGTTAGGAAATTATTTCAATCCAGAATGGCAGCCTTATTTTCTGGCTATTGTAGGAGGAATTTTTCTTCATATTTCGTCTGTAATTATTTTTGAAAGTAATAAAAATCATAATGTAGACTGGACGAAAATTGGGTTGGTGCTGTTAGGCGTCTCTCTTGCATTAATGATACATCTGTTCCATGTACATCCTCATTCAGAACATATTCATTAA
- a CDS encoding THUMP domain-containing class I SAM-dependent RNA methyltransferase — protein MDTENLKIQIKTFFGLEVILAEEIKKLGGRNVEIKNRAVNCEGDLGFLYKINYSARTALKIIIPILEFKAFNESKFYDKLFKFEWDEFMDVDQTFAIDSTVNSERFKHSQFMTFKMKDAIVDYFQNKYHKRPSIETKSPDIKFHLHIDRELVTISLDSSGDPLFKRGYRKEQGEAPINEVLASGMLQLAGWDGKGNFLDPMCGSGTLLIEAAMIALDLPAQIFRRRFSFQNWKNYDADLFSKIKEVRVNRVKEFTGKIVGYDIDARMLNAARTNVESAEMEDIIEVKKQNFFDSKKDLFPLLMVFNPPYDERISINDDDFYKKIGDTFKTNYPNTLAWLISSDLEAVKKIGLRPSRKIKLFNGKLETRFLQYEMYEGTKKVHKLEDKK, from the coding sequence ATGGATACAGAAAATCTCAAAATTCAGATAAAAACATTTTTCGGACTGGAAGTTATCTTGGCGGAAGAAATAAAAAAGCTTGGCGGGAGAAACGTAGAAATTAAAAATCGTGCAGTAAACTGTGAAGGCGATTTAGGCTTTTTATATAAAATAAATTATTCTGCTAGAACTGCTCTTAAAATTATTATTCCTATTCTGGAGTTTAAAGCGTTCAATGAAAGTAAATTTTATGATAAGCTTTTTAAGTTTGAATGGGACGAGTTTATGGACGTAGATCAAACATTTGCAATAGATTCTACGGTAAATTCTGAAAGATTCAAGCATTCCCAATTCATGACTTTTAAGATGAAGGATGCCATTGTAGATTATTTTCAGAACAAATACCATAAAAGACCAAGTATAGAAACAAAATCTCCGGATATAAAATTTCACTTGCATATTGATCGCGAATTGGTTACCATTTCTCTCGATTCTTCCGGTGATCCGCTCTTTAAAAGAGGTTACAGAAAAGAGCAGGGAGAAGCTCCTATTAATGAAGTTTTGGCAAGCGGTATGCTTCAGTTGGCTGGTTGGGACGGAAAAGGAAATTTTCTAGATCCAATGTGTGGTTCAGGAACTCTTTTAATTGAAGCTGCAATGATTGCACTCGATTTGCCTGCTCAGATTTTCAGAAGAAGATTTTCATTCCAGAACTGGAAAAACTACGATGCAGATTTGTTTTCTAAGATTAAAGAAGTAAGGGTAAACAGAGTGAAAGAATTTACAGGAAAAATTGTTGGTTATGATATTGATGCGAGAATGCTGAATGCCGCAAGAACCAATGTAGAATCTGCAGAAATGGAAGATATTATTGAAGTGAAAAAACAGAATTTCTTCGATTCTAAAAAAGATCTTTTCCCTTTGTTAATGGTGTTCAATCCTCCATACGATGAAAGAATTTCTATAAATGATGACGATTTTTATAAGAAAATAGGGGATACATTTAAAACGAATTATCCAAATACTTTGGCTTGGCTCATTTCTTCAGATTTGGAAGCGGTAAAGAAAATTGGACTTCGACCTTCAAGAAAAATTAAACTTTTCAACGGAAAATTGGAAACAAGATTTTTACAATACGAAATGTATGAAGGTACTAAGAAAGTACATAAATTAGAAGATAAAAAATAA
- a CDS encoding class I SAM-dependent methyltransferase: MEWFESWFDTPYYHILYSNRDYTEAENFITALTSELQLAKSSKIIDLACGKGRHSVFLNQLGYDVLGLDLSKQSIDHNKKFETHDSEPALHFQVHDMRNPIKAEPVDAVFNLFTSFGYFDNEEDDRKVFQSVHEILKPEGYFVLDYLNEQFVRNTLVPEATVNREGIDFKISKKIEGRHIIKDIQFEADGKSHHFFEKVKLHTLETIENYAQECGFERITIWGDYQLNDFEKEKSPRCINLFRKK, translated from the coding sequence ATGGAATGGTTTGAATCTTGGTTTGATACCCCTTATTATCACATACTTTACAGCAACAGAGATTACACAGAAGCAGAAAATTTCATTACTGCATTAACATCTGAACTTCAACTTGCAAAATCATCAAAAATAATAGATTTAGCCTGTGGTAAAGGAAGACATTCGGTTTTTCTGAATCAGCTTGGTTACGATGTTTTAGGCTTAGATCTTTCAAAACAAAGTATTGATCATAATAAAAAATTTGAAACTCATGACTCTGAGCCTGCACTTCATTTTCAGGTTCATGATATGCGAAATCCCATAAAAGCCGAACCTGTAGACGCAGTTTTTAACCTTTTTACAAGTTTTGGATATTTTGATAATGAAGAAGATGACCGAAAAGTTTTTCAGTCTGTACATGAAATTCTTAAACCAGAAGGTTATTTTGTTCTCGATTATCTTAATGAACAGTTTGTAAGAAATACTTTAGTTCCTGAAGCAACTGTAAACAGAGAGGGAATTGATTTTAAAATTTCCAAAAAAATCGAAGGGAGACACATCATAAAGGATATACAATTTGAAGCTGATGGTAAATCTCATCATTTTTTTGAAAAAGTGAAGCTTCACACTTTAGAAACCATTGAAAATTACGCTCAAGAATGTGGGTTTGAAAGAATCACAATTTGGGGAGATTATCAACTGAACGATTTTGAAAAAGAAAAATCTCCACGTTGCATTAACCTATTCAGGAAAAAATAA
- a CDS encoding DUF6526 family protein: MKPQNYQNHRKFYPLHHFVLLPILFFLEILGIYKVFKDSENELIWILFSVLIFLILFFSIMVRQHYALGLQNRIVRLEFKQRYFEIYGERSDETEGKLKFSQIAALRFAYDDEFKILLEKTLKENLSGDEIKKSIKNWRGDYHRI; the protein is encoded by the coding sequence ATGAAACCACAGAATTATCAAAACCACAGAAAATTTTATCCGCTACACCACTTCGTTTTATTGCCGATACTTTTCTTTTTAGAAATATTAGGGATTTATAAAGTTTTTAAAGATTCTGAAAACGAACTTATATGGATTTTATTTTCCGTACTCATTTTTTTAATTCTTTTTTTTAGCATTATGGTTCGCCAGCATTATGCATTAGGACTTCAGAACAGAATCGTAAGGCTTGAATTTAAACAGAGATATTTTGAAATCTATGGTGAAAGATCAGATGAAACTGAAGGAAAACTGAAATTCAGCCAGATTGCAGCTTTACGTTTTGCTTATGATGATGAATTTAAAATTCTTCTGGAAAAAACATTAAAAGAAAACCTGAGCGGTGATGAGATTAAAAAATCTATTAAAAACTGGCGCGGAGATTATCACAGAATTTAA
- a CDS encoding aminopeptidase P family protein codes for MTSKEKVAALREEMQKNNIDAFIVYSADPHMSEYLPQEWQERAWLSGFMGSAGFVVVTKDKAGLWTDGRYFTQAPVELAGSGIDLFKDGMEGTPNYIDWIISEIPSNGKVAVNALATSHSNWELLHQKLNAKNLTLVDLPLLKEIWKERGTPSKNPIYTHPIERAGKSVSDKISAIRQKMEELEATVHIISSLDDVAWTLNLRGSDVESNPVFLGYIIITKNDAILFTDLDKMDVEARKQMDESFVKMMPYEDFYSHLRNFSNENILVSPNSNQSVFEALKAGNTFIKANPPGNLMKAQKNETELDGFRKVMVRDGVAMVKFLYWLIQNAGKEAMNEYSIGQKLREFRAAGENFVGESFGSIIGYKNNGAVIHYSAKSEGSNEVTNDASILVDSGGQYLEGTTDITRTLALGAVSEEFKINSTLVLQGMIRLSMVKFPKGTKGVQLDAIARLPLWMNGKDYNHGTGHGVGSFMNVHEGPQNIRKDLNPQELMVGMVCSNEPGYYVEGEYGIRHENLIAVKESEATANGIFYEFETLTICPFFKDTVVKELLSSEEINWLNTYHKTCEEKLAPHLQGEVKEWFLQLVSPL; via the coding sequence ATGACTTCAAAGGAAAAAGTAGCTGCACTTCGTGAAGAAATGCAGAAAAATAATATTGATGCGTTTATAGTATATTCTGCAGATCCTCACATGAGCGAATATTTGCCTCAGGAATGGCAGGAGAGAGCTTGGCTTTCGGGATTTATGGGTTCTGCCGGCTTTGTGGTAGTTACAAAAGATAAAGCAGGGCTGTGGACAGATGGAAGATATTTTACTCAGGCTCCTGTAGAACTGGCTGGTTCGGGGATTGATCTTTTTAAAGACGGAATGGAGGGAACTCCTAATTATATCGACTGGATTATTTCTGAAATTCCTTCCAACGGAAAAGTTGCGGTAAATGCTTTGGCAACTTCCCACTCCAACTGGGAACTCTTGCATCAGAAACTGAATGCAAAAAATTTAACTCTGGTAGATCTTCCTTTATTAAAAGAAATTTGGAAAGAAAGAGGTACTCCTTCAAAAAATCCGATTTATACGCATCCTATAGAAAGAGCTGGGAAATCTGTAAGTGATAAAATTTCTGCAATCCGCCAGAAAATGGAAGAGCTGGAGGCTACGGTTCATATTATTTCAAGTCTTGATGATGTTGCATGGACTTTGAACCTTAGAGGCAGTGATGTAGAGAGCAATCCTGTATTTTTAGGGTATATTATCATTACAAAAAATGATGCTATTCTTTTCACAGATCTTGATAAAATGGATGTGGAAGCCAGAAAGCAGATGGATGAATCTTTCGTAAAAATGATGCCTTATGAAGATTTTTACAGTCATTTGAGAAACTTCAGCAATGAAAATATTTTGGTGTCTCCAAACAGCAATCAATCTGTTTTTGAAGCTTTAAAAGCGGGCAATACCTTTATAAAAGCTAATCCTCCTGGAAATTTGATGAAGGCTCAGAAAAATGAAACCGAGCTGGATGGTTTCAGAAAAGTGATGGTAAGAGACGGCGTTGCTATGGTGAAATTTCTTTACTGGCTTATCCAAAATGCCGGCAAAGAAGCTATGAATGAATATTCTATCGGGCAAAAATTAAGAGAGTTTCGTGCGGCAGGAGAAAACTTCGTGGGAGAAAGTTTCGGAAGCATCATAGGATATAAAAATAATGGTGCTGTGATTCATTATTCTGCCAAATCTGAAGGAAGTAATGAAGTTACCAATGATGCAAGTATTTTGGTGGATTCCGGAGGTCAGTATCTAGAAGGAACAACCGATATTACCCGAACTTTGGCTTTAGGGGCAGTTTCGGAGGAGTTTAAAATCAATTCTACGTTGGTTTTGCAGGGGATGATTCGTTTATCAATGGTGAAATTTCCTAAAGGTACCAAAGGAGTTCAGCTGGATGCTATCGCAAGATTGCCTTTGTGGATGAACGGTAAAGATTACAACCACGGAACAGGACACGGTGTGGGAAGTTTTATGAATGTACATGAAGGGCCACAAAATATAAGAAAAGATTTGAATCCTCAGGAATTAATGGTAGGAATGGTGTGTTCCAACGAACCTGGATATTATGTAGAGGGAGAATATGGGATTCGTCATGAAAATCTTATTGCCGTAAAAGAATCTGAAGCTACTGCAAACGGAATTTTTTATGAATTCGAAACCTTAACGATTTGTCCGTTTTTTAAAGATACTGTGGTAAAAGAGCTTCTTTCTTCTGAAGAAATTAATTGGCTGAATACTTACCACAAAACCTGTGAAGAAAAGCTTGCACCACATCTGCAAGGCGAAGTAAAAGAATGGTTTTTACAATTGGTGAGCCCTTTGTAG
- a CDS encoding OmpP1/FadL family transporter, which yields MSVTAAFYLQAQDISVIRNSVDVYSNTPMTGSSKFNAMAGSNGALGGDASSLLTNPAGLGVAIAGDVSVTLSVENNKNTSTLAGNSVNYNISKVNLGNVGGVAAFQLMTETPWKFINLGANMSTTSLENYVESPGNSNVVISKNLVDGSGNNVVGNLSYLGHAYNRYGTQTKFNLGVGANYNNSLYLGASVNMHYVDLEQYDSASFGLDLDKTAYTFNKQYTPFSEKSNGFSATVGVLGKITNQLRLGASIETPTWWSLDRVYTDYYTGTDGYVYQDSFVEDRTFRSPMKATLSGAFVASKNFAIDVDYTLGITKPHYKVQGDAEKELNSFFSDTYKNLSEIKVGAEYRIKSFRLRGGYSYTSSPFDNMTVSAFTNSGSTAQTNFSNMILGDRNMIGAGLGYDFGKFYIDAAYQNITSNYKNPFLAGHSDFGTGYYSSDFDVATPNSVVSDVKNVRNNIFVTVGWKF from the coding sequence ATGAGTGTTACTGCAGCTTTTTATCTGCAGGCTCAGGATATATCGGTAATCAGAAATTCGGTAGATGTGTATTCTAACACACCTATGACGGGAAGCTCTAAATTTAACGCTATGGCGGGTTCTAATGGTGCTTTAGGAGGAGATGCTTCTTCTTTGCTTACCAATCCTGCCGGATTAGGTGTGGCTATTGCGGGTGATGTTTCCGTAACGCTTTCTGTGGAAAACAATAAAAATACAAGTACATTAGCCGGAAATTCGGTTAACTATAACATCAGCAAAGTTAATCTTGGGAATGTAGGAGGTGTGGCAGCATTTCAACTGATGACAGAAACACCTTGGAAATTCATCAATTTAGGAGCAAATATGTCTACAACATCTCTGGAAAATTATGTAGAATCTCCGGGAAATTCAAATGTTGTTATTTCTAAAAATCTTGTGGATGGTTCTGGAAATAATGTAGTAGGAAACTTATCCTATTTAGGACATGCTTATAACAGATACGGAACTCAAACTAAATTTAATTTAGGTGTTGGTGCCAATTACAATAACTCACTTTATTTAGGAGCTAGTGTAAATATGCATTATGTAGATTTAGAACAGTACGACAGTGCTAGTTTTGGTCTAGATTTAGATAAAACGGCATATACATTCAATAAACAATATACTCCTTTCTCAGAAAAATCTAACGGGTTTTCTGCAACGGTCGGAGTTTTAGGAAAAATTACAAATCAGCTTAGATTGGGAGCATCTATAGAAACTCCTACTTGGTGGTCTTTGGATAGAGTTTATACAGACTATTATACTGGAACAGACGGATACGTTTATCAGGATAGCTTTGTTGAAGACAGAACCTTCAGATCTCCAATGAAAGCAACTTTAAGTGGAGCTTTTGTAGCAAGTAAGAATTTTGCCATTGATGTAGATTATACTTTAGGTATTACAAAACCACATTATAAAGTTCAGGGAGATGCAGAAAAAGAATTAAACTCTTTTTTCAGTGATACCTACAAAAATTTATCTGAAATAAAAGTGGGAGCAGAATATAGAATTAAATCTTTCCGTTTAAGAGGAGGGTATTCTTATACATCCAGCCCGTTTGATAATATGACGGTTAGCGCATTTACCAACTCAGGATCTACTGCTCAGACCAATTTTAGCAATATGATTTTGGGCGATAGAAATATGATTGGGGCAGGATTGGGCTATGATTTTGGGAAATTCTATATAGATGCTGCTTATCAGAATATTACTTCAAATTATAAAAATCCGTTCTTAGCGGGTCATTCAGATTTCGGAACAGGATATTATTCTTCAGATTTTGATGTTGCAACTCCAAATTCTGTTGTTTCGGATGTGAAAAACGTGAGAAACAATATTTTTGTAACTGTTGGTTGGAAATTTTAA
- the pruA gene encoding L-glutamate gamma-semialdehyde dehydrogenase — protein MSKAISQVPFAVNEPVTSYLPGSSEVKSLLATYKKMWAEKTEVPMIINGKEVKTGDKVQLQSPQDHTHDFGFYHKGTMQHVDDAINAALAAKKQWNELGWEQRAAIFLKAADLLAGPYRDVINAATMIGQSKNVHQTEIDAACEFIDFLRFNVEFMTEMYSEQPVSDAGIWNRIEYRPLEGFCFAVTPFNFTAISGNLPTCMAMLGNVVVWKPSDKQIYSAKVIMDVLAEAGLPAGVINMIFTDGKETADKVLAHRDFAGLHFTGSTKVFQGMWKMIGDNIHNYRTYPRIVGETGGKDFVIAHSSANVDAVATALVRGAYEYQGQKCSAASRAYIPKSIWNDVKKVMETQISSIKVGSPEDPSNFVNAVIDKNSFEKCKGYIDRANASTEANVVIGGKTDDSKGWFVYPTVIETTNPHYESMVEEIFGPILSIYVYEDEQWAETLQLVDSSSPYSLTGSVFAQDRYVINEAFKALENASGNFYINDKPTGAVVGQQPFGGGRASGTNDKAGSKMNLLRWTSVRSIKETFVSPKDYKYPYLG, from the coding sequence ATGTCAAAAGCAATTTCGCAAGTCCCTTTTGCAGTAAATGAGCCTGTAACATCTTATTTACCAGGATCTTCAGAAGTAAAATCTCTTCTTGCCACTTACAAAAAAATGTGGGCAGAAAAAACTGAAGTACCAATGATTATTAATGGTAAAGAAGTTAAAACAGGAGATAAGGTACAACTACAGTCACCACAGGATCACACTCATGATTTTGGTTTCTACCATAAAGGAACCATGCAGCATGTAGATGATGCCATTAATGCCGCTTTAGCAGCAAAAAAACAGTGGAACGAACTGGGTTGGGAACAGCGTGCAGCCATTTTCTTAAAGGCAGCTGATCTTTTGGCAGGACCTTACAGAGACGTAATTAATGCTGCAACCATGATTGGGCAGTCTAAAAATGTTCATCAGACTGAAATTGATGCAGCGTGTGAATTCATAGATTTCCTAAGATTCAACGTAGAATTTATGACGGAAATGTATTCTGAGCAACCAGTCTCTGATGCAGGAATCTGGAATAGAATAGAATATAGACCATTAGAAGGTTTCTGTTTTGCAGTAACTCCGTTCAACTTTACAGCAATTTCAGGAAACCTGCCAACCTGTATGGCAATGCTCGGGAATGTAGTGGTTTGGAAACCATCAGACAAGCAAATTTATTCTGCGAAAGTAATTATGGATGTTTTAGCAGAAGCTGGTCTTCCTGCAGGTGTTATTAACATGATTTTTACAGACGGAAAAGAAACTGCTGATAAAGTTTTGGCACACAGAGATTTTGCTGGACTTCATTTTACAGGTTCTACAAAGGTTTTTCAGGGAATGTGGAAAATGATTGGCGATAATATTCATAACTACAGAACGTACCCTAGAATTGTAGGTGAAACAGGAGGAAAAGATTTCGTGATTGCCCATTCTTCTGCTAATGTGGATGCTGTAGCTACTGCTTTGGTAAGAGGTGCTTACGAATATCAGGGACAGAAGTGTTCCGCAGCTTCCAGAGCATATATTCCTAAATCTATTTGGAATGATGTGAAAAAAGTAATGGAAACTCAGATTTCATCTATAAAAGTAGGTTCTCCTGAAGATCCTTCCAATTTTGTGAATGCTGTAATTGATAAAAACTCTTTCGAAAAATGTAAAGGATACATCGACAGAGCCAATGCTTCTACCGAAGCCAACGTAGTGATCGGTGGTAAAACAGATGATTCTAAAGGTTGGTTTGTTTATCCTACCGTAATTGAAACCACAAATCCTCATTACGAAAGTATGGTGGAAGAAATCTTCGGGCCTATTTTATCTATCTATGTATACGAAGATGAACAATGGGCAGAAACTTTGCAGTTGGTAGATTCTTCATCTCCTTATTCCTTAACGGGATCTGTTTTTGCACAAGACAGATATGTAATTAATGAAGCATTCAAAGCTTTGGAAAATGCATCAGGAAACTTTTATATCAACGACAAGCCAACGGGTGCCGTTGTAGGGCAACAGCCTTTCGGCGGAGGAAGAGCTTCCGGAACCAATGATAAAGCCGGTTCTAAGATGAATCTTTTGAGATGGACTTCAGTAAGATCCATCAAAGAAACTTTTGTTTCTCCTAAAGATTACAAATATCCATATTTGGGATAA
- a CDS encoding phosphatidate cytidylyltransferase: MKKLALFSVTLMSLMLLTSCEAVETIFKAGMWRGIIVVVGILGLILWLFSRGKNS, from the coding sequence ATGAAAAAATTAGCTTTATTCAGCGTTACATTAATGTCTTTGATGCTTTTAACAAGCTGTGAGGCGGTAGAAACAATCTTCAAAGCCGGTATGTGGAGGGGAATTATCGTAGTGGTAGGAATTCTGGGTCTTATCTTGTGGTTATTTTCAAGAGGTAAAAACTCATAA
- a CDS encoding DNA topoisomerase IB: protein MENSDLEIISHLKPSKIIKIMKDPVASAKAVNLIYTSDAEASGIIRRKRGKKFQYFKNDEKIKDKDEIKRINSLVIPPAWENVWICALDNGHLQATGFDVKKRKQYRYHPLWSALRNHTKFYRMLQFGYALPEIRLQLEKDLALKNFEKRKILALIVSLMQRTNIRIGNNIYEKLYGSFGLTTLKEKHVKVEGQKINFSFKGKKGVMHNVNLKSKRLAKLIMKCKEIPGKELFQYIDDEGKRHSVDSGMVNDYIKELSGEDFTAKDFRTWSGTVNALIAFKEIGYAENNSQYKKKIKAALDIVAEHLGNTSTVCRKYYVHPLVINLYENNTIKKYLDELETIEENDGKAGLTHEEKLVLKILETEKM from the coding sequence ATGGAAAATTCTGATCTTGAAATTATTTCGCACCTAAAACCTTCCAAGATCATCAAAATTATGAAAGATCCGGTGGCTTCTGCAAAAGCGGTAAATTTAATTTATACGTCGGATGCAGAAGCTTCCGGCATTATTCGCCGAAAAAGAGGAAAAAAATTTCAATATTTTAAAAACGATGAGAAGATTAAGGATAAAGATGAAATTAAACGCATCAACAGTTTGGTAATTCCTCCCGCTTGGGAAAATGTATGGATTTGTGCATTAGATAACGGGCATCTTCAGGCAACAGGTTTTGATGTAAAAAAAAGAAAGCAATACCGTTATCATCCTTTATGGAGTGCTCTCAGAAACCATACCAAATTTTACAGAATGCTTCAGTTTGGGTATGCTTTGCCTGAAATCCGTTTACAGCTTGAAAAAGATTTAGCCTTAAAAAATTTTGAAAAAAGGAAAATTTTAGCCTTAATTGTAAGTTTGATGCAGCGTACAAATATCCGTATTGGAAACAATATTTACGAAAAACTTTACGGATCTTTTGGACTGACTACTCTTAAAGAAAAACATGTAAAAGTAGAGGGGCAAAAGATCAATTTTTCTTTCAAAGGTAAAAAAGGGGTAATGCACAACGTTAATCTGAAAAGTAAGAGGTTGGCAAAACTCATCATGAAATGTAAAGAAATCCCGGGAAAAGAGCTTTTTCAGTATATTGATGATGAAGGAAAAAGGCATTCTGTAGATTCCGGAATGGTAAATGACTATATAAAAGAACTGAGTGGTGAAGATTTCACAGCTAAAGACTTCAGAACATGGTCGGGAACCGTAAATGCTTTAATTGCTTTTAAAGAAATCGGCTATGCCGAAAATAATTCTCAGTATAAAAAGAAAATAAAAGCAGCTCTGGATATTGTGGCAGAACATTTGGGAAACACCAGTACCGTGTGCAGAAAATACTATGTACACCCATTAGTCATTAACCTTTATGAAAATAATACCATAAAAAAATACCTGGACGAGCTGGAAACTATTGAAGAAAATGACGGAAAAGCAGGATTAACTCACGAAGAAAAGCTTGTTTTAAAAATTCTTGAAACAGAGAAAATGTAA
- a CDS encoding Rne/Rng family ribonuclease: MKKELIVSYEDDLTKIALLEDGRLCELHEEEDKNDFVVGDLFIGKVKKLAPNLNAAFVNIGYDKDAFLHYQDLGPQYLTYRKFLKDTVSKKQTTSSLKNFEIQPEIDKNGTIDKIIAKDDIVLLQITKEPISTKGPRISTQISLTGRFLVLIPFDNKVSISKKIGSSEEKIRLRTLINSIKPEGFGVIIRTVAEGKKVADLHNDMNQLIQKWENTFKNIQKNKVPSKVLSEDDKASSILRDNFNQDFVNIICDDEQMVNEMKNYLEVIAPERKNIVQFYDSHIPLLEYYNVEKQLKQSFGKHVNIPSSKGAYLVIEHTEALHVVDVNSGNNITAGNTANKEHALNVNKMAATEIARQLRLRDMGGIIVVDFIDMTNPDHRKDLYEHFRTEMSRDKARHKILPPSKFGLIQITRQRNRPEKQIDTKEENPNKDGEIVAPIVIVERMGETIRTIMQKEKGKLFLHVHPFVEAYLTKGLKSIQMKWFLKYRKWVNIIPRDSFKYLEYKIYNSKKEELSSYSN; the protein is encoded by the coding sequence ATGAAGAAAGAACTAATAGTTTCGTATGAAGATGATCTTACAAAGATTGCTTTGCTGGAGGACGGAAGACTATGTGAACTTCATGAGGAAGAAGACAAAAATGATTTTGTAGTAGGAGATTTATTTATCGGAAAAGTAAAAAAACTCGCTCCAAACCTTAATGCAGCTTTTGTAAATATCGGTTACGATAAAGACGCTTTTCTGCATTATCAGGATTTAGGACCGCAGTATCTCACGTATAGAAAATTTCTGAAAGATACCGTTTCGAAAAAACAAACGACTTCTAGCCTGAAAAACTTTGAAATTCAGCCTGAAATTGATAAAAACGGAACCATCGACAAAATCATTGCAAAAGATGATATCGTTTTATTACAAATTACCAAAGAGCCTATTTCTACCAAAGGACCAAGAATATCTACACAGATTTCTCTTACCGGCCGTTTTTTGGTTCTGATACCTTTCGACAACAAAGTATCTATATCTAAGAAAATAGGTAGTTCTGAAGAAAAAATAAGACTTCGCACTCTCATTAACAGCATAAAACCTGAAGGTTTTGGCGTCATCATCCGAACAGTGGCAGAAGGAAAAAAAGTAGCAGATCTTCACAATGATATGAATCAGCTGATTCAGAAGTGGGAAAATACTTTTAAAAATATTCAGAAAAATAAAGTTCCGTCTAAAGTTCTGAGTGAGGACGACAAAGCCTCATCTATTCTAAGAGACAACTTTAACCAAGATTTTGTAAATATCATCTGTGATGATGAACAGATGGTAAATGAAATGAAAAACTATCTGGAAGTTATAGCTCCTGAACGTAAAAATATCGTTCAGTTTTATGACTCCCACATTCCTCTACTCGAATATTATAACGTTGAAAAACAGCTTAAACAAAGCTTCGGAAAACACGTTAATATTCCCAGTTCTAAAGGTGCTTATCTTGTGATAGAACACACAGAGGCACTGCACGTCGTCGACGTTAATTCCGGAAATAACATTACTGCCGGAAATACTGCCAATAAAGAACACGCACTGAACGTGAACAAAATGGCAGCAACAGAAATAGCAAGACAACTTCGTCTTCGTGATATGGGTGGTATTATTGTCGTAGATTTTATTGATATGACAAACCCGGATCACAGAAAAGATCTTTACGAGCATTTCCGTACAGAAATGAGCAGGGACAAAGCCCGTCATAAAATTTTACCTCCAAGCAAATTTGGACTGATACAAATTACAAGACAGAGAAACCGTCCCGAAAAACAAATTGATACCAAAGAAGAAAACCCCAATAAAGACGGAGAAATTGTTGCTCCTATAGTTATTGTGGAAAGAATGGGTGAAACCATTAGAACCATTATGCAAAAAGAGAAAGGCAAACTGTTCTTACATGTACATCCTTTCGTAGAGGCTTATCTTACCAAAGGTTTGAAAAGCATCCAAATGAAATGGTTTTTAAAATACAGAAAATGGGTTAACATTATCCCAAGAGATTCTTTTAAGTATCTGGAATACAAGATTTACAATTCTAAAAAAGAAGAATTAAGCAGTTATTCCAACTAA